A portion of the Aphanothece sacrum FPU1 genome contains these proteins:
- the ppsA gene encoding phosphoenolpyruvate synthase, which yields MVTASNEKISTPNRETAFILWFEEVGTHDVNLVGGKNSSLGEMIQHLQPIGVNVPTGFATTAYAYRYFIKSAGLETKLRGLFADLDVNDMANLQERGELARSLILNTPFPLDLQEAITKAYKKICDRYQTDCSQLSAKYRQECEIETQNLDVAVRSSATAEDLPEASFAGQQETYLNVHGIKGVLESCHKCFASLFTDRAISYRQYNKFDHFEVALSVGVQKMVRSDLASAGVMFSIDTETGFKNAALITAAYGLGESVVQGTVNPDEYYVFKPTLKDGYRPILEKRLGTKAIKMIYDTGGSKLTKNIEVLPIEREKFCLSDDEILQLGQWTCIIEEHYTKVRGTYTPMDIEWAKDGLTGELYIVQARPETVQSQKAANLLKTYQLKNHSTILAIGRSVGAAIGQGKARVILEATKIDQFKEGEVLVTNRTDPDWEPIMKKASAIVTNQGGRTCFDGNTKILTNQGFMTLRQIYDQGYQCLSTLALNTITHKMEWKPILDTMKRQSQMIDISVSQTGKVTDNTLRLTPDHKMVNLRGGAYTKTEIQEILDRQEMIIVSQNIPKLGNSNYQKADLAYFLGGIITDGSIYTSSTHGEVQFIQKDVPEKQAFIATMNEKAKTLYDKSFTSQLKPVSSGYIRGQKVTGQTTAYRFYSKAIAYDLKQKEQQITQILLENDPEISYHFLAGVIDGDGCYANNRINIYISEENLLQAVIIACLKINTVPQVTKNRNIYNVQIVEKLEEILTYTQRVKGEVTSRTIQTRFFATRQLFENQETGQIKLRQDNNFLIGEKQLREIGQFESILNGDIRMQRVIQVAAKSDGDVYNITVADHHNYVVFTAKYTPVIVCNCHAAIIAREMGIPAIVGCGDATQKIKTRQEITICCAEGDEGKVYEGLLPFEIQETPLDNLPTTRTQILMNVGNPEQAFSLAGIPCDGVGLARLEFIIANHIKAHPMALIKFAQLEDENVKDQIAELTKRYENKSQFFVDKLARGIATIAAAFYPKPVIVRMSDFKSNEYANLLGGQQFEPKEDNPMIGWRGASRYYDPMYREAFALECQAMKAVRDEMGLLNVIPMIPFCRTPEEGKKVIEEMAKHGLKQGVNGLQIYVMCELPSNVILADQFAEVFDGFSIGSNDLTQLTLGLDRDSALVSQLFDERNEAVKRMVKLAIQTAKEKGRKIGICGQGPSDYPEFAQFLVELGIDSMSLNPDSVLKTLLMVAEVEKG from the coding sequence ATGGTAACAGCAAGTAATGAAAAAATCTCAACCCCTAATCGAGAAACTGCTTTTATTCTTTGGTTTGAAGAAGTAGGGACTCATGATGTTAACTTAGTGGGGGGAAAAAATTCATCCTTGGGAGAAATGATTCAACATTTGCAACCCATAGGAGTCAATGTTCCGACAGGTTTTGCCACTACTGCCTATGCCTATCGTTATTTTATCAAATCAGCCGGATTAGAAACAAAACTAAGGGGACTTTTTGCCGATCTTGATGTTAATGATATGGCTAATTTGCAAGAAAGAGGAGAATTAGCCCGTTCTTTAATTTTAAATACTCCCTTCCCTTTAGACTTACAAGAAGCTATCACCAAAGCGTACAAAAAAATATGCGATCGCTATCAAACAGATTGTAGTCAATTAAGTGCTAAATACCGCCAAGAATGTGAAATTGAAACTCAAAATCTAGATGTAGCAGTTCGTTCGAGTGCTACAGCAGAAGACTTACCAGAAGCTAGTTTTGCTGGACAACAAGAAACTTATCTTAACGTACATGGAATTAAAGGAGTCTTAGAATCTTGTCATAAATGTTTTGCTTCTTTGTTTACAGATCGGGCTATTTCCTATCGTCAATATAACAAATTTGATCACTTTGAAGTTGCCCTTTCTGTGGGGGTACAAAAGATGGTCAGATCTGATTTAGCATCCGCAGGTGTGATGTTTTCTATTGATACGGAAACTGGGTTTAAAAATGCTGCTTTAATTACAGCAGCTTATGGTCTAGGGGAAAGTGTAGTACAAGGAACAGTTAACCCTGACGAATATTATGTTTTTAAACCCACATTAAAAGATGGTTATCGTCCCATTTTAGAAAAACGTCTTGGCACTAAAGCCATTAAAATGATTTACGATACAGGAGGATCTAAATTAACTAAAAATATCGAAGTTTTGCCCATAGAAAGAGAAAAATTTTGTCTATCTGATGACGAAATTCTGCAACTAGGTCAATGGACTTGCATCATTGAAGAACACTATACTAAGGTAAGGGGAACCTATACCCCCATGGACATTGAATGGGCTAAAGATGGCTTAACGGGAGAACTCTACATTGTGCAAGCCCGTCCAGAAACCGTTCAATCCCAAAAAGCGGCAAATTTGCTCAAAACTTACCAATTAAAAAATCATAGTACAATCCTGGCTATTGGGCGTAGTGTGGGGGCGGCGATCGGTCAAGGAAAAGCCCGTGTAATCTTAGAAGCGACCAAAATTGACCAATTTAAGGAAGGGGAAGTTTTGGTGACGAATCGTACTGATCCCGACTGGGAACCTATTATGAAAAAAGCTAGTGCGATCGTCACTAACCAGGGGGGAAGAACTTGTTTTGATGGTAATACTAAAATCTTAACTAATCAAGGTTTTATGACCTTGCGTCAAATTTATGATCAAGGATATCAATGTTTATCAACTTTAGCCCTCAATACTATTACCCATAAAATGGAATGGAAACCCATTTTAGATACCATGAAACGTCAGTCTCAAATGATTGATATTAGTGTTTCTCAAACTGGCAAAGTTACAGATAATACTTTACGTCTTACCCCTGATCATAAAATGGTTAATCTTCGGGGAGGTGCATACACAAAAACTGAGATTCAAGAGATATTAGATCGTCAAGAAATGATAATTGTCTCACAAAATATTCCCAAGTTAGGTAATAGTAATTACCAAAAAGCTGATCTAGCTTATTTCTTGGGAGGAATTATTACAGATGGGTCAATTTATACCAGTTCAACTCATGGAGAAGTTCAGTTTATTCAAAAAGATGTCCCCGAAAAACAAGCTTTCATTGCCACGATGAATGAGAAGGCAAAGACTCTGTATGATAAATCTTTTACCTCTCAGCTTAAACCAGTTTCTTCCGGTTATATTCGAGGACAAAAGGTAACAGGACAAACGACAGCTTATCGTTTTTATTCTAAAGCGATCGCCTATGACTTAAAACAAAAAGAACAACAGATAACCCAAATTTTGTTAGAAAATGATCCTGAAATTTCCTATCATTTTTTAGCAGGGGTTATTGATGGAGATGGTTGTTATGCTAATAACCGTATTAACATCTACATCTCAGAAGAAAATCTCTTGCAAGCAGTGATTATTGCTTGTCTCAAAATTAATACAGTTCCTCAAGTTACCAAAAACCGCAATATTTACAATGTGCAAATTGTGGAAAAATTAGAGGAAATTCTAACATATACCCAACGAGTCAAAGGAGAAGTTACCTCAAGAACTATTCAAACACGCTTTTTTGCCACTCGTCAACTCTTTGAAAATCAAGAAACAGGACAAATTAAACTACGTCAAGATAACAACTTCTTGATAGGTGAAAAACAACTCCGTGAAATAGGTCAATTTGAATCTATTCTTAACGGAGATATTCGGATGCAGCGAGTCATTCAAGTAGCGGCAAAAAGCGACGGAGATGTTTATAATATTACGGTTGCTGATCATCATAACTATGTAGTTTTCACCGCTAAATATACCCCCGTTATTGTTTGTAATTGTCACGCTGCTATTATTGCCCGTGAAATGGGAATTCCCGCTATTGTGGGATGTGGTGATGCCACGCAAAAAATCAAAACCCGTCAAGAAATCACCATTTGTTGTGCAGAAGGAGACGAAGGAAAGGTATATGAGGGGTTATTACCCTTTGAAATTCAAGAAACACCTTTAGATAATTTACCCACTACTCGCACTCAAATTTTGATGAATGTAGGCAACCCTGAACAAGCATTTTCTTTAGCAGGAATTCCTTGTGATGGAGTAGGTTTAGCCCGTCTAGAATTTATCATTGCTAATCATATTAAAGCCCATCCTATGGCCTTAATCAAGTTTGCTCAATTAGAGGATGAAAATGTCAAAGATCAGATTGCTGAATTAACAAAACGCTATGAAAATAAATCTCAATTTTTTGTTGATAAATTAGCGCGAGGAATTGCAACCATTGCGGCTGCATTTTATCCTAAACCTGTGATTGTTCGGATGTCTGATTTTAAATCTAATGAGTATGCAAACTTATTAGGAGGGCAACAATTTGAACCTAAAGAAGATAATCCCATGATAGGATGGCGGGGTGCTTCTCGTTATTATGATCCCATGTATCGGGAGGCTTTTGCTTTAGAATGTCAGGCAATGAAAGCGGTACGAGATGAGATGGGTTTACTTAATGTTATCCCCATGATTCCTTTTTGTCGAACTCCAGAAGAAGGTAAAAAAGTAATCGAAGAAATGGCAAAACATGGACTTAAACAAGGGGTTAATGGGTTACAAATTTATGTGATGTGTGAGTTACCCAGTAACGTAATTTTAGCAGATCAATTTGCCGA